A genomic window from Enoplosus armatus isolate fEnoArm2 chromosome 20, fEnoArm2.hap1, whole genome shotgun sequence includes:
- the six3b gene encoding homeobox protein SIX3b — translation MVFRSPLDFLSASRILLPHFVDGPPILARSRSPEDPPSACPPLALPGLSFSAGQIASVCETLEETGDIERLARFLWSLPVTADGRDSISEHESVQRARAVVAYHTGSFRELYHILETHRFTRASHVKLQAMWLEAHYREAEKLRGRPLGPVDKYRVRKKFPLPRTIWDGEQKTHCFKERTRGLLREWYLQDPYPNPGKKRELAHATGLTPTQVGNWFKNRRQRDRAAAAKNRLQHHRMCPGGARSLSGGECSPDEIGERGDGETLLSVTDSDSDLDV, via the exons ATGGTGTTCAGGTCGCCGCTCGACTTTCTCTCAGCCTCCCGTATCCTCCTGCCCCACTTCGTGGATGGGCCCCCTATTCTGGCCCGCTCCCGGTCCCCGGAGGATCCTCCCTCCGCCTGTCCTCCTCTGGCTCTCCCGGGATTGAGTTTCTCTGCGGGGCAGATCGCCAGCGTCTGCGAGACTCTGGAGGAGACTGGAGACATCGAGCGGCTGGCCCGCTTCCTCTGGTCACTCCCGGTGACAGCAGACGGCCGCGACTCCATCTCTGAGCACGAGTCCGTGCAGCGGGCTCGCGCCGTGGTGGCCTACCACACGGGGAGTTTCCGCGAGCTTTATCACATCCTGGAGACGCACCGCTTTACGCGCGCCTCGCACGTTAAACTGCAGGCGATGTGGCTGGAAGCTCACTACCGGGAGGCAGAGAAGCTCCGGGGTCGGCCGCTCGGACCGGTTGACAAGTACCGCGTGAGGAAGAAGTTCCCATTACCGAGAACCATCTGGGACGGAGAGCAGAAGACGCACTGCTTCAAAGAGCGCACACGGGGGCTGCTGAGAGAGTGGTACCTGCAGGACCCGTACCCGAACCCCGGGAAGAAGCGGGAGCTGGCGCACGCAACTGGACTCACACCGACTCAAGTTGGGAACTGGTTCAAAAACCGGAGACAGAGAGACCGGGCGGCAGCAGCCAAAAACAG GTTGCAGCACCACCGGATGTGTCCAGGCGGCGCGCGGTCGCTCAGCGGAGGAGAGTGCAGTCCAGACGAAATCGGGGAGCGCGGAGATGGAGAAACTCTTCTCTCAGTGACGGACAGTGACTCTGACTTGGATGTCTGA